The stretch of DNA AATGGCGAATCTGCGGATTTGCTCGCTGCCCTTTGGCGTTACCGCTGGGCCGTTATCCTGCCGGCCATTGTAGGTGCCGTCGCCGGATTGCTCGTGTTTTTGAAGACACCCGAGACATTGATGTCATCAACTAAGTTGATGATCGAAAGCGATCGTCCAGCAATCTTAGACTCGATCTCTGGTGATGTAATTGGTGGAGTGCCGAGTATAGAAATTCTTGAATCACAGTTATTTAGTGACCGCGTTGTCTCAATGGCTTTTGAAGACGAGCGGATGCAGCCCTATCGAGAACAATTTGACAACTCGTTCCGGGCTTTCCTGGCAACTGCTATTGAGTCACTGAAGCTAGAACCTGAGGTTTCAGACATCAGAAATGCTCAGTCATTGATAGCTGTTATGTCTTTCCAGCACACTAACGCTGACTTGTGCGAGAACGCTGTCAAATCCTTCAACGATGCTTTGGAAGACTTCTACAACGAACGTCACAAGAGTTCGCGAGATGAATTGCTGCGTCTGATTACAGTTGCAATAAATGATTTGCATCCGAAGATGAACGAACTGGAAAACAAGTATAGCCAATTTCGAACGAACGCACCTTTGGCATGGAACAACGAGGGAGAGGCGATCAATCCACACCGCGAGCGTCAACTGTTCTTGGTTGCCAAGCGAAGCGAGATGATCGAAAACATGCGTGCCAAAGCCGCACAACTAGCTGCTGTCGAAGCCATTGCTAAACAAGCCACGAATCCAATCATTGCCTTGAGCGTGATCGGACAAATGTATTCCGTGAAGATAAGTCTTCCTAATGCCGGAAGTTCGGGCGATCGGGAGATCCGGGAGGCTGATGGCCAACTTGCGATGCTTGAGCTTGACCAGCAACTTGTTCCGCTGATGATCAAACGTAACCAGTATGCGAACGAGTATGGCGAAGGTCACCCTACCGTTAAACAACTCGATGCTGAACTAACGATGATGAAAGCTGAGCTAAAGCGAATCGTCACCGACCAAACATCGCGTCTTCTAGAACTGATTGAACAAAGTCAAGCCAATGCTTCCGATCCGGTAGGCCAAGCAAAAGAAGCTGTCGCAGCGGTAATCTACGCGGCGAAGGCGGAACTCTCCCTGCTCAATGATCAAATCAAAGAGACCGATGCTCAAATCGAAGTAGAAAAGCAAGGCGCGATTGAACTTGCCAAGTATGAACAGCAAAACATTGGCATGATGCGGGAGGTTGACCGCTACCGCGAATTGATGAACCAACTCGAAGAGCAAATGGCTCGCGTACGGCTAACCGAAGAAGAAGGTGGCACGCGATTGAGCAACCTAGTTGCTCCTCAACCAGCAGTAGTTATTGGCCCTAGCTTGCTAAAGTCCCTCGCAATAGGCACTTTCTTGGGATTGATGCTTGGCTCCGGACTGGCTCTGTTGTTGGAAAAGAATGCAAATACGTTCCGCGATGCGGATGAGATTGCCACGATGTTGGGTGTTCCCGTGCTCACGCACGTTCCATTCTTCAAGGCAAAGCAACGCCGGACTAAGAAGGGAGAAATCAACGCATATGCTGATCTAGATCCGTCGTTGTTAGTTCTGCACCAACCTTCATCGGTAGCAGCAGAAGCAATTCGATCATGCCGTACCTCCGTTTTCTTTGATACGGTCGGGATCGACGGCGGGAAGATCATTCAAGTTTCAAGTCCGTTGCCTTCGGACGGCAAAACAACGGTAGCTGGCAACTTGGCCTGCTCCATAGCACAGAGTGGTAAGAAGGTCCTAGCGATTGATTGTGACTTGCGTCGTCCTCAGTTGACGGACAACTTTGCGATGCAGGATAAGCTCGGCCTCACCAATGTTCTTAATGGTCAATGTGACCCTGTTGATGCTTGCCATCAGACTCCGCTTGCTACGTTGCGAGTGATGCCTAGCGGCCCCATTCCAGCCAATCCAGCCGAAGCATTGACGCTACCTGAAATGGTCGAATTGTTGGACTTAATGCGAGAAGAGTTCGATTACATTGTCATTGATACGCCGCCGCTACTAGTGGTAACTGACCCGAGCATCACAGCCAGCATGGCAGACTGCGTCGTCCTAACCATTCGAATTCGCCGCAAGAGCAAACCCAACGCTAAGGAATCGGTGAACATCCTGCGCAGCGTCGGTGCCAATCTGCTAGGCGTTGTAATTAACAATTCCGATGAAGCGGGCACTAGCGATGGTTACAGAGGCTATGGCTATTACCGTTACGGGCGATACACCAGTCGCTACTCTCGCCGATCCGGCAAATCGAGTGGCGGCACGAATGCTCGCGAAGAATACACTCCAATGGTCGTTGAAGGCCGTGGTGTTGGAGCCCTTCGCATGGAACGACCTTCCCAGGCCGCCAGCAGTGTCGAACCTTCGGACGAAGCATGACCGTCACTCACAAGTCAGCCTCGCCTCTTTGGGATGTTAGTTCATGACGACGCTGGAAGACATTATGGCCACGCATGGTCAGACAAATAGGAAACCCTTGGGATACTTGTATTGGCTTGCACTGCTGCTGCCATTCCTGCCCATGCTGCTGCCTTATCTGGCGTCATTGTGGAGCCTGGACTACTACCGATTCTTTCCTATCGCATTGCTAACCGTCGCCTTTCTAGCCTGGAAGCGAGTAGCTCGACCGCTAGAGCCTCCACGAGGATATTTTGGCTGGATTCTCGTTGGCTTAGCACTCGCACTAGCAGCTAGCAGTATTATCGTGGGCACGTTCGCCCCAGCTGTGATCGGGTTTGCCATCGCAATCACTGGCTTCTTCTGGTCGCAGAGCGATCGTTCTGGGAGTTCAACCTTCGCATTGTGCCTGCCAGTATGGGTTTTGGTCAGACCTCCTTTTGGACTCGATGAGCTTCTCATCGTCTGGCTTCAACGCGCCTCCGCTCGACTCATGAGCGTGATTTTAGACTTCGTGGCAATTCCGCATGGAATTCGAGGAAATGAATTACGGTTGCCGGACAAGGAGCTATTCGTTGCTGAATTGTGCTCCGGCATTCTGTCGTTTTATACGATTGCGTTTCTCGCATTTATCATAATGGCACTGATGAGACGCAAGATTTTCTTGGCACCGGTTTATCTAGCCATTGCGGTCATTGTCTCAGTAGTTGCCTACACCGCCAAGATCTCACTGATCACGATGGCGGACGCTTGGCTGCAATGGGACTGGACGTCTGGTTGGGCGAGTTCCATCTTGGGCTATATCATTCTATTGCTATGCTTCGGTCTGCTTTGGTCGTTTGACAACCTAGTGGCTAGCTTTTGTCATCCTGTTGAAGGGACGCATGGCGCGAGTGAATACAACCCTTTGGTCAAGTTATGGAATCTGCTATTTGACGATGGCAAAGAGGCTTCACTCAGTCAAACAACTGAGACCAGACAGTCGAATTCAAGATCTAACATGCGCTACGTGTTCTTGTCACTGTGCTTGCTGTTGACGCTTGGAACCCTGTTTGCGTCTATCAGTTATGTCAGTGCAGGAACGAGCTCATCGGGTGACGATGTGTCTTTGCAGCTTATCATCGACCCATCGCCTCAACTTATCGAGGACGCGACGAAACACCTGACGATCGAAGATCACCAACGAAACCGCAACAACGAAAACCGGAAGCTTGGCCGTAACGCCGACATTTGGACGTGCACCTTTCAAGATGCTACTTGTCAAATTTTGATCAGCCAAACCTTTTCGAGGTGGCAAGAATTTTCAATCTCGTATCAACGGGACTGGAGACTTCTCAACCGAGGAAGGTCGAGCATTCCTGAGGACGTCACAGACATTACCGACAGGACTCCAATAGCAATGGCAAGGTTTCGCAAGCGAGTCGACACTGCGAACTCGTACGGATACCTTTTATATTCCGCACTCACTCCTGATGGCGTCGCCGTTGCTCCGCCCCAAGACCTGGGTAGGTTAACTGCTTATCTTGATTTCCGGAGGAGCAACCAACGAGAACCTCTGCTGATGATGCAAGCGTGGCTTATCACTGAAGGACGTTTATCTGCAGCGGAGATCGACGAGGTCCGAAGCGACTTTTTTCGGATCCGAGACTCCCTCGCTTCGGAGGTCCGATCCGGTGCCAGTAGTCAACAACCACGTACTCCCGATGTGCCAGTCACCGGAGAATCCCAAGGCCTTGATCAATGATGCAATACTTTAACCCTCTTGCATGGGCTCGGTGGATTCGTCAATTCGTTTATGCTTGGCTGCTTTCCATTCCTTGGCAAAGTGCCGCTAAGGCCTCTCCCGCTGTTGCGACGCTCATTGTGATTTTAATCGTGGCGTCAGTTGCGTTTTCGGGCTTTAGTTCGTGGCGTAATTCGCTTATCGCGGCGCAGACGGAGACCGCCTGGCAAAACGAAGACTACGCTACCGCTGAATTGGTAATTCGACGCCAGCTCAACATGAACCGACAGTCGCCCGATCTGCTTTACAGATTGGGGCTCGCACGTGATTCCCAGGAAGAGCGTGACGAAGCAACTGAAATCATGCGAAACTTGGTTCGGTCATATAACCATGCTCCCGCAGCCATGTGGATTTTGCGAAACGTCTATTCTGAATTGGCATGGGCGAAGCTCAGCAAAGCTGAACGCAATGAGCTGGGGAACCTGCTATCTCTGCTCAGCCGGGAAGCTCCCAAAGACCCCAACATCAAACGTACATACGCGGACTACCTCATCACCACAGGTGATGAAGAGATGGCAATCAAACTTCTTTCCGAACTGGCAGAGAATCAGCCCATGCAGGGCTTACGGGCTGCCGCAGTCGCAAAACGACTTGGAAAGAATCGACAATCTGTAATGCTCGCCGAGCAAACGCTCAGCAACTTGCAAAAGCGGGCTTCTGAAGAACCTGGTGACATTAGGCTCTCACTTGCAATTGCCCAGAACCAAATTTTCTTGGAAAAGCATCCCGAATCCGTTCGTACTCTGCAAACCGCAATCGCCAATGCAAAGACTCCTGAAGAAGCAGACCTTCTTCGGATGTCGATGAGCGATGCAATCGTCGTTTGGATTGGCTCGATAGAAAAAGCTCCAGTCGAAACCCAAGAAGACAAACTGCAAGTGCTTAAGATGCTGCAGGTCGCGTTAAAGTTCGCGCCGAATAATCCCCGAGTGTTGACACTCGTGGCGGATCAGGTGCTAGCAACGCTGGACGAAAATGATGAACAACTCAAAAAAATTCGTAATGCCCTCGTATCAGGCAGCTCGCCTGGTATCGCGCACTTCATTCGGGGCACCGCAGCATTGATGAAAGACGATGTTGAACGAGCTACTACGTCTCTCGAATTGGCAGCAAAGGAATTGCCTCGTAGCGGAGCTATTCTCAATAACTTAGCCGTGGCACTGTCGATGCGTGGTGACGAGCACCTAGAGCGGGCCTTAAAAATATCCGAGCAGGCAATTTCGACGACCCCAAACGCTACTCCGCATTTTTATGAAACTCGCGGTCAAATACTCTTCCGGCTAAAACGATATCAAGACGCGATAACCGACCTCGAATTGGCGCTTAGCGTCCCGTCGCTAGCACCACAGGCTCATTTGTCGCTCGCAGTTTGTTATCGCGAACTTGGAGAACCAGAGTTGGCAAAAATGCATGAAGAAGCTGCAAAAACGACTGCCTCAGCCAGCGAACCTACTTCTGAGTCCTCATAGGACTATGTCGCTGCATCAAATCACCACTTGATGACTTTTCCCCTAGAGGCACAAAAAAAACGGCCGACTTTCGTCGGCCGTTTTCGTTGGTTCATGCTAAGCAGTTGGGCCTAGTACATGTCGTGGTCACCACCGGTGCCGCCCTTACCTTTTTCAGGTTTGTCAGCGACAAGCGCATCGCTGGTCAACAGCAATGTTGATACCGAAGCCGCGTTCGCAAGTGCCGTGCGGGTGACCTTCGTGGGGTCGATGACGCCAGCCTTGACCAGGTCTTCGTAGGTGTCAGTCAACGCGTTATAACCTTCGTTACCTTTACTGTTGATCACCTTCTCGCACACGATGCCGCCGTCTTGGCCTGCGTTTTCAGCGATCATCGTGATCGGGGCACGACAAGCTCGCAGCACGATGTTGTAGCCCACGATTTGATCGTGAGTCAGCGTATCAGCTGGCTTAACCGATGCCGATGCACGAAGCAGTGCAACACCGCCACCAGGCAAAATCCCCTCTTCGACGGCTGCGCGAGTTGCGTGCAGCGCGTCTTCGACGCGAGCCTTCTTTTCCTTCATTTCGGATTCGGTTGCTGCACCAACATTGACCTTGGCCACGCCACCAGCCAACTTGGCCAGTCGCTCTTCCAGCTTTTCACGATCGTAATCGCTGGTGCTGTTTTCGATCTCGCGACGGATTTGGTCGATTCGAGCCTTGATGTCCGAACTCTTACCGCCACCTTCGATGATCGTGGTGTTGTCTTTGTCGATGATGATCTTCTTCGCACGCCCAAGCTGCGGAAGATCAACACTTTCAAGCTTCACGCCGAGAGCTTCGAAGATCGCTTGCCCGCCAGTCAGGATCGCGATGTCTTCCATCATGGCCTTACGACGGTCGCCGTAGCCAGGAGCCTTCACGGCACAAACGGTGAAGGTTCCGCGAAGGCGGTTGATAACCAGAGTCGCCAACGCTTCGCCGTCGACGTCTTCTGCGATGATCAACAGTGGCTTGCCTTGTTGAACGACCTTTTCCAACATCGGAACCATGTCCTTGATGTTGCTGATCTTCTTCTCGAAGACCAAGATGTAAGCGTCTTCAAGGACGACTTCCATGCTGGTCGGATCGGTCACGAAGTAAGGTGACAGGTATCCACGATCGAATTGCATGCCTTCGACCCACTCTTGTTCGGTCTTCAGGCTCTTGCCTTCGTCAACGGTGATAACGCCGTCTTTGCCCACTTTGCTCATCGCGTCGGCAAGCAATTCACCAATCTCGCGATCGTTGTTGCTGGCGATGGTGGCAACGTTCGCCATGGCTTCCTGGTCTTTGACCTTGGTAGCCATCTTGTGAAGTTTTTCGGTGATGTCGGCAACAGCGGTTTCGATACCGGCCTTCATCTGAATTGGATTAACGCCAGCGACCACAGCCTTGAGGCCTTCATTGAAGATCGCCTCGGCCATTACCGTTGCGGTGGTCGTTCCGTCGCCGGCAACGTCCGAAGTCTTACTGGCGACTTCGCGGACCATTCGAGCGCCCATGTTTTCGAAGACATCTTCGAGCTCGATTTCTTTGGCAACGGTAACGCCGTCCTTCGTGACGGTTGGGCTACCGAAGCTCTTTTGCAAGATAACGTTGCGACCCTTGGGACCAAGAGTGACTTTGACGGTGCGAGCGAGTTTGGAAACACCGCGACGAATCGCTTCGCGAGCTTCCTGATCAAAAGCAATAATTTTTGACATGGTGATCTATGTGATTGGTAGTGAAAGAGAAAGGAATGGGTGGGTCGACCGAGCGATTACTCGATGACAGCCAGCACGTCGTCTTCGCGCATCAACAGATACTCGACGTCGTCGATTTCGACGGTTTCACCAGCGTAGTGACTGAACAGAACCACATCGCCATCCTTAAGCTGGCTCTTCGCACGACTGCCATCGTCAAGCAGCTTGCCGCTTCCGATTGCGACAACGGTGCCGCGAGCAGGTTTTTCACGAGCGGAATCAGGCAGCACGATACCGCCAGCAGTGGTTTCTTCGCTTTCGACTCGCTTGATAACGATGCGTTCGCCCATGGGTTGCAAGCGAACTTTGGAGTTCTTCTTCGTGGCAGTCGCCATCTTTAGAGTCCCTTTAGAGTGAGTGGTAGGAAAGAGTTAATTGAGTGTTCGGGAAGCGTTGCGGCCAAATTTCGACGCTCAACCAGCACTGCCTTCAAAAAACTCAGGCTGGACCGAGAGCGCACCTTTGGCAGGTCACGCGAATTTGTTCGCTAGAACAGCAAGCGGTGTGCCATTCGCAAAAACAAACCTCTAAAGCGTTGACAGAAAACAACTTAAGACAAACCGACTATGCGAACGCACAACTCCGCTTACCAAATTGGCAGAGCGTACTGGACCTATCCGCACGGAGGACTGGCGCGGGAAAATGGATCAAGACTTCGACGCGGAATTAGCAGTCGAAATGCGATCAGATGACCACTGCCTTGCCAAGGTTTCGTCGAACGGGCACGAATTGGCCGACGTGCATCATCGGATGAGTAGCAATCAGCATGAAAACGCCCGCTACATTGGGACAGAACCCGGCCAATCGCTCCGGTGGATCCTTGGCAAGGTCTTCGTCCGTTTGGGCATCAATGGCTGCGAAGGCTGACGCTTTTAACTGCTCAAAGTACTGCAGGTACTCATCCTTGGTTCGAAACTCCGCCGCATCATCACTTCCGACGTTCTCTTTGCCGTGCGTTTCCGCAAATCCCTCAGGGAGCTCAATCCCGTGACCAGGAGCCACCGATTCGAGCAGCATGACTTCGGAGCTGATCAGATGCCCTAGTTGCCACGCGACGTGATTGCAGCCTTCGCAGGGCCGATTAAGCAACTCTGCGTCCGAAAGGTCACTTACGTAAGTCGACAACACCATCCGGCTGAAGTCATAGGCGTTCTTGATGGCATCTTTGGCATGCATAACGGCACTTTCGGAAAGGAGTGAGAGAAAAGCGGCAAACGGCGGAGCTTCGTTTTAGCCCGTTTCTTCTAGGACCGTATCGATGAGTCGCGGTTACACCCCAAAATAAAGGCCAGGATTTCTCGCTGGCCAAACAAGACGAACATCACAAGACGAACATCACAAGACGAACATCACAAGACGAACATCGTGAAGACGGTCGCTAGTGAAGCCGGGCGTCCACGGGGAATTAGGCTTTCGCGGCAGCAGCCACGGCAGCGGCATTGATGCCGAAATGCTCGTAAACCTTGTCGAACGGTCCACTGGCACCGTACCCGCTCATTCCGACAAATTTGCCCTGGCTACCAATCCAGCGGTCCCAGCACATCCGCAGGCCTGCTTCGACTGCGACTCGGTTGGTCACCGCCGGCGGCAATACTTCGTCGATGTACGCTTGGTCCTGATCAGCAAACAGATCCATGCAAGGCATGCTCACGACACGAACCTTCTTGCCCTCGGCTTCCAGTGTTTCGGCTGCTGAAACGGCGTAGTTCAACTCGCTGCCACTACCCATCAAAATAACGTCGGGTGTGCCATCGCAGTCCTTTAGAACGTAGCCACCTTTGGCACATCCCGAGGCCGCCGCATACTTATCCCGGCAAAGGGTAGGCATGTTTTGACGAGACAGAACGAATGCTGCAGGACTGCGATGCATTTGCATTGCGGTGCGGTAGCACTCAGCGACCTCATTGGAATCGCCAGGGCGGAATACGAAAAGATTAGGGATCGCACGGCAAGCAGTCAGGTGCTCGACTGGTTGGTGAGTTGGACCGTCTTCGCCGACACCGATCGAGTCGTGTGTAAGGATGTAAAGGACGGGTTGATGCATGATGGCTGCCAACCGCATTCCGCCACGCATGTAATCAGTGAAAACAAAGAACGTCGCACCGTAGGCACGCAGCCCAGAGAGCGATAAACCGTTAACAATCCCTGACATGGCGTGTTCGCGAATGCCAAAGTGCAAGTTGCGTCCGCTGTACTGTTTGGGCAAGAACTCACCAGCGCCATCGAACGTCAAGTCGGACTTGTTGCTTGGCGCCAAGTCAGCGGATCCGCCAATCATGAAAGGGATGTTCTTGGCAATGGCATTGAGCACT from Rubripirellula amarantea encodes:
- a CDS encoding polysaccharide biosynthesis tyrosine autokinase, with amino-acid sequence MQLPPQRGLSKTDQSWSADASRSGNEFGDNGESADLLAALWRYRWAVILPAIVGAVAGLLVFLKTPETLMSSTKLMIESDRPAILDSISGDVIGGVPSIEILESQLFSDRVVSMAFEDERMQPYREQFDNSFRAFLATAIESLKLEPEVSDIRNAQSLIAVMSFQHTNADLCENAVKSFNDALEDFYNERHKSSRDELLRLITVAINDLHPKMNELENKYSQFRTNAPLAWNNEGEAINPHRERQLFLVAKRSEMIENMRAKAAQLAAVEAIAKQATNPIIALSVIGQMYSVKISLPNAGSSGDREIREADGQLAMLELDQQLVPLMIKRNQYANEYGEGHPTVKQLDAELTMMKAELKRIVTDQTSRLLELIEQSQANASDPVGQAKEAVAAVIYAAKAELSLLNDQIKETDAQIEVEKQGAIELAKYEQQNIGMMREVDRYRELMNQLEEQMARVRLTEEEGGTRLSNLVAPQPAVVIGPSLLKSLAIGTFLGLMLGSGLALLLEKNANTFRDADEIATMLGVPVLTHVPFFKAKQRRTKKGEINAYADLDPSLLVLHQPSSVAAEAIRSCRTSVFFDTVGIDGGKIIQVSSPLPSDGKTTVAGNLACSIAQSGKKVLAIDCDLRRPQLTDNFAMQDKLGLTNVLNGQCDPVDACHQTPLATLRVMPSGPIPANPAEALTLPEMVELLDLMREEFDYIVIDTPPLLVVTDPSITASMADCVVLTIRIRRKSKPNAKESVNILRSVGANLLGVVINNSDEAGTSDGYRGYGYYRYGRYTSRYSRRSGKSSGGTNAREEYTPMVVEGRGVGALRMERPSQAASSVEPSDEA
- the xrtU gene encoding exosortase U — protein: MTTLEDIMATHGQTNRKPLGYLYWLALLLPFLPMLLPYLASLWSLDYYRFFPIALLTVAFLAWKRVARPLEPPRGYFGWILVGLALALAASSIIVGTFAPAVIGFAIAITGFFWSQSDRSGSSTFALCLPVWVLVRPPFGLDELLIVWLQRASARLMSVILDFVAIPHGIRGNELRLPDKELFVAELCSGILSFYTIAFLAFIIMALMRRKIFLAPVYLAIAVIVSVVAYTAKISLITMADAWLQWDWTSGWASSILGYIILLLCFGLLWSFDNLVASFCHPVEGTHGASEYNPLVKLWNLLFDDGKEASLSQTTETRQSNSRSNMRYVFLSLCLLLTLGTLFASISYVSAGTSSSGDDVSLQLIIDPSPQLIEDATKHLTIEDHQRNRNNENRKLGRNADIWTCTFQDATCQILISQTFSRWQEFSISYQRDWRLLNRGRSSIPEDVTDITDRTPIAMARFRKRVDTANSYGYLLYSALTPDGVAVAPPQDLGRLTAYLDFRRSNQREPLLMMQAWLITEGRLSAAEIDEVRSDFFRIRDSLASEVRSGASSQQPRTPDVPVTGESQGLDQ
- a CDS encoding tetratricopeptide repeat protein, with product MMQYFNPLAWARWIRQFVYAWLLSIPWQSAAKASPAVATLIVILIVASVAFSGFSSWRNSLIAAQTETAWQNEDYATAELVIRRQLNMNRQSPDLLYRLGLARDSQEERDEATEIMRNLVRSYNHAPAAMWILRNVYSELAWAKLSKAERNELGNLLSLLSREAPKDPNIKRTYADYLITTGDEEMAIKLLSELAENQPMQGLRAAAVAKRLGKNRQSVMLAEQTLSNLQKRASEEPGDIRLSLAIAQNQIFLEKHPESVRTLQTAIANAKTPEEADLLRMSMSDAIVVWIGSIEKAPVETQEDKLQVLKMLQVALKFAPNNPRVLTLVADQVLATLDENDEQLKKIRNALVSGSSPGIAHFIRGTAALMKDDVERATTSLELAAKELPRSGAILNNLAVALSMRGDEHLERALKISEQAISTTPNATPHFYETRGQILFRLKRYQDAITDLELALSVPSLAPQAHLSLAVCYRELGEPELAKMHEEAAKTTASASEPTSESS
- the groL gene encoding chaperonin GroEL (60 kDa chaperone family; promotes refolding of misfolded polypeptides especially under stressful conditions; forms two stacked rings of heptamers to form a barrel-shaped 14mer; ends can be capped by GroES; misfolded proteins enter the barrel where they are refolded when GroES binds); its protein translation is MSKIIAFDQEAREAIRRGVSKLARTVKVTLGPKGRNVILQKSFGSPTVTKDGVTVAKEIELEDVFENMGARMVREVASKTSDVAGDGTTTATVMAEAIFNEGLKAVVAGVNPIQMKAGIETAVADITEKLHKMATKVKDQEAMANVATIASNNDREIGELLADAMSKVGKDGVITVDEGKSLKTEQEWVEGMQFDRGYLSPYFVTDPTSMEVVLEDAYILVFEKKISNIKDMVPMLEKVVQQGKPLLIIAEDVDGEALATLVINRLRGTFTVCAVKAPGYGDRRKAMMEDIAILTGGQAIFEALGVKLESVDLPQLGRAKKIIIDKDNTTIIEGGGKSSDIKARIDQIRREIENSTSDYDREKLEERLAKLAGGVAKVNVGAATESEMKEKKARVEDALHATRAAVEEGILPGGGVALLRASASVKPADTLTHDQIVGYNIVLRACRAPITMIAENAGQDGGIVCEKVINSKGNEGYNALTDTYEDLVKAGVIDPTKVTRTALANAASVSTLLLTSDALVADKPEKGKGGTGGDHDMY
- the groES gene encoding co-chaperone GroES — encoded protein: MATATKKNSKVRLQPMGERIVIKRVESEETTAGGIVLPDSAREKPARGTVVAIGSGKLLDDGSRAKSQLKDGDVVLFSHYAGETVEIDDVEYLLMREDDVLAVIE
- a CDS encoding DinB family protein, whose protein sequence is MHAKDAIKNAYDFSRMVLSTYVSDLSDAELLNRPCEGCNHVAWQLGHLISSEVMLLESVAPGHGIELPEGFAETHGKENVGSDDAAEFRTKDEYLQYFEQLKASAFAAIDAQTDEDLAKDPPERLAGFCPNVAGVFMLIATHPMMHVGQFVPVRRNLGKAVVI